One stretch of Roseovarius mucosus DNA includes these proteins:
- a CDS encoding GcrA family cell cycle regulator has product MSWNDERVEMLKKMWGEGQSASQIAKELGGVTRNAVIGKVHRLGLSNRNGTGPTGAPAPSTPDPKAKPAAAKTAEAPAPKPAPKPAARAEEQPEPANEPVAVAPISRIKAIIPAGQPLPPQPSANEIDPAALAKVSEIEKKAKKLTLMELTERTCKWPVGDPATPDFWFCGLPVQSGKPYCEAHVGVAFQPMSSRRDRKR; this is encoded by the coding sequence ATGTCCTGGAACGACGAACGCGTTGAAATGCTAAAGAAGATGTGGGGAGAAGGTCAGTCCGCGAGCCAGATCGCCAAGGAGTTGGGCGGCGTGACCCGCAATGCGGTGATTGGCAAGGTGCATCGCCTTGGCCTGTCCAATCGCAATGGCACCGGGCCCACAGGGGCCCCTGCCCCCAGCACCCCAGACCCCAAGGCCAAACCCGCTGCGGCCAAGACCGCCGAAGCGCCTGCGCCCAAGCCTGCACCCAAGCCCGCAGCACGGGCCGAGGAACAGCCGGAACCCGCGAATGAACCGGTCGCCGTGGCCCCCATCAGCCGGATCAAGGCGATCATTCCTGCGGGCCAGCCGCTGCCACCGCAGCCTTCGGCCAACGAAATCGACCCCGCAGCCTTGGCCAAGGTCAGCGAGATCGAAAAGAAGGCCAAAAAGCTCACGCTGATGGAATTGACCGAACGCACCTGCAAATGGCCGGTGGGTGATCCCGCCACGCCAGATTTCTGGTTCTGCGGACTGCCGGTTCAATCCGGCAAACCCTATTGCGAGGCGCATGTGGGCGTCGCGTTCCAACCGATGAGCAGCCGCCGCGACCGCAAGCGCTGA
- a CDS encoding helix-hairpin-helix domain-containing protein, which yields MSDLNDIPGVGPAIALGLANIGITTTEHLSKANVATLIQVRGISEARAERFIAVANMVLAAPELPKAAPVNAKKTAETKPSEDKPKSKKGGGKKDKKPKKDKKKDKKKKGDKSGSDKKSKKGKKKK from the coding sequence ATGTCAGATCTCAACGACATCCCCGGCGTCGGCCCCGCTATCGCCCTTGGCCTTGCCAATATCGGCATCACGACCACCGAACACCTGAGCAAAGCCAATGTGGCGACACTCATCCAAGTGCGCGGCATCTCAGAGGCGCGCGCCGAGCGGTTCATCGCCGTGGCCAATATGGTTCTCGCCGCCCCAGAGCTGCCCAAAGCGGCCCCGGTCAATGCAAAAAAGACCGCAGAGACCAAACCATCTGAGGACAAGCCAAAGTCCAAGAAAGGCGGGGGCAAAAAGGATAAGAAGCCCAAGAAAGACAAAAAGAAAGATAAGAAGAAGAAGGGCGACAAATCCGGCTCCGATAAGAAGTCCAAAAAAGGCAAGAAGAAGAAATAG
- a CDS encoding type I secretion protein — MPFILSIEDVGGPSFTAAHFGGNLLATRDVVGTNGTFADTAATLGMAHLRYPGGALTENCACIYEADRLSEPPRTTDEPVQTSVTEMFSYATQAGIALTLVLPTRDFLTDVSDENGHRFADVDETAVRQFIADIAEGNFGTAPVIQAFEIGNEYWGSGEMNTVEYGRLASEMALIVEEEMSRHPASPQFADTDILVQMGTNHGVSDLSGLFDGTGSEQLAAANQMFGLSLSEEGYIYSSGEVAWSKVNNAILMDQFDTDAERAAVDGIVAHIYSRGEDVPGSRYFELSQIGDTWLEEMPDLKVYATEWNLKRTVGDTREEEFGLKQAHEMLNIVEAFHWGGVDAAHAWALQLNSRTALAEVEGDAEMRVAGEMFRLMNEVLPGTRPLALVGSAGRETELQGTTADVHSFYAQDRLVTFIASTSDGQSEQIVDFNNLVTQSGEVSITRLGVAEGENPTFTSAEPQITHEDASALLADGILIADLAPREILMIEMSNPTYTDAVREIAAQDVPADDPVLPMLPPEAPPQDQNNPPDQQAEDEGKDDGGFVSTLLGVLPLLFFAG, encoded by the coding sequence ATGCCGTTCATTCTGTCGATCGAGGACGTCGGGGGTCCGTCTTTTACTGCCGCGCATTTTGGGGGCAACCTGCTTGCGACACGCGATGTCGTCGGCACCAATGGCACCTTTGCGGACACCGCTGCAACACTCGGAATGGCGCATCTGCGTTATCCCGGTGGCGCATTGACAGAAAATTGCGCCTGCATTTATGAGGCGGATCGTCTGTCAGAGCCGCCGCGCACCACTGACGAACCGGTCCAGACCTCCGTGACCGAGATGTTCAGCTATGCCACCCAAGCGGGCATTGCGCTGACCCTTGTTCTGCCGACCCGTGACTTTCTGACTGATGTCAGCGATGAAAATGGCCATCGTTTTGCGGATGTTGACGAGACGGCCGTCCGACAATTCATCGCGGATATCGCCGAGGGCAACTTCGGCACTGCACCCGTCATTCAGGCCTTTGAAATCGGCAATGAATATTGGGGCAGCGGTGAGATGAACACTGTCGAATATGGGCGTCTGGCCTCTGAAATGGCGCTGATCGTCGAGGAAGAGATGTCACGGCATCCCGCAAGCCCGCAATTTGCGGATACTGATATTCTCGTGCAGATGGGAACGAACCACGGGGTATCGGACTTGTCCGGCCTCTTTGACGGCACAGGCTCAGAACAGCTTGCCGCTGCGAACCAGATGTTTGGCCTGTCCCTGTCCGAGGAGGGATACATCTACTCGTCCGGCGAGGTCGCATGGTCCAAGGTGAACAACGCAATCCTCATGGACCAGTTCGATACCGACGCAGAGCGCGCGGCAGTGGATGGGATCGTCGCACATATCTACTCGCGCGGTGAGGATGTACCGGGTAGCCGCTACTTTGAATTATCCCAAATCGGGGATACCTGGCTCGAGGAAATGCCAGACCTCAAGGTCTATGCCACAGAGTGGAACCTCAAGCGCACGGTCGGGGACACCCGTGAAGAAGAATTTGGCCTGAAACAGGCCCATGAAATGCTCAACATCGTCGAAGCGTTTCATTGGGGCGGGGTTGATGCCGCGCATGCCTGGGCGCTTCAGCTGAACAGCCGCACCGCCCTAGCCGAGGTTGAGGGAGACGCCGAAATGCGCGTCGCCGGAGAGATGTTTCGGCTGATGAACGAGGTTCTTCCGGGCACACGACCCCTGGCGCTTGTTGGCAGCGCAGGACGAGAAACCGAATTGCAAGGCACCACTGCCGATGTGCACAGCTTTTATGCCCAAGACCGGCTCGTGACCTTCATCGCCTCAACCTCTGATGGGCAGAGCGAGCAGATTGTCGACTTCAACAATCTGGTGACGCAGAGCGGCGAGGTCTCAATCACACGGCTCGGCGTGGCCGAGGGGGAAAATCCTACTTTCACATCAGCAGAACCACAGATCACCCACGAAGACGCGAGTGCGCTTTTGGCGGATGGTATTCTGATCGCGGATCTGGCCCCTCGGGAAATCCTGATGATCGAGATGTCCAACCCCACCTATACCGACGCGGTGCGAGAGATCGCAGCACAGGATGTGCCGGCTGATGATCCGGTCCTGCCCATGCTGCCCCCCGAAGCCCCGCCACAAGACCAAAACAACCCACCAGATCAGCAAGCTGAAGATGAGGGCAAAGATGACGGCGGATTCGTGTCCACGTTGCTCGGCGTGCTCCCCCTCTTGTTCTTTGCAGGGTAG
- the dapE gene encoding succinyl-diaminopimelate desuccinylase, whose product MPHTPLDPAQLTADLIRCASVTPEEGGALRLLEQVLTDAGFSCVRVDRGEVPNLFARWGPKGAARSFGFNGHTDVVPVGDLAAWSVPPFGGVEKDGMIWGRGATDMKSGVAAFAAAAVDFVRDTPPDGAVILAITGDEEGDAVDGTVALLDWMTAHGEAMTACLVGEPTCPERMGEMIKIGRRGSLSAWFTLTGVQGHSAYPHRARNPLPAMARLMDRLASHQLDTGTAHFDPSTLAVVTIDTGNPATNVIPAQCRATVNIRFNDAHHSTDLIKWMQAELDRVCGDFEITGEMRVKVSGESFLTPPGPLSDLVARAVAAETGVVPTLSTTGGTSDARFVKDHCPVVEFGLVGQTMHQVDERVEVAQIHQLKAIYGRVLRDYFE is encoded by the coding sequence ATGCCTCACACCCCGCTCGATCCCGCCCAGCTGACGGCCGACCTCATTCGCTGTGCGTCGGTCACGCCCGAAGAGGGGGGGGCACTGCGCCTGCTGGAGCAGGTTTTGACAGATGCCGGATTTTCATGTGTCCGTGTGGATCGAGGAGAGGTGCCCAATCTCTTTGCCCGGTGGGGACCGAAGGGAGCAGCGCGCAGCTTTGGCTTTAACGGGCATACGGATGTGGTGCCGGTGGGGGATCTGGCGGCGTGGTCAGTGCCGCCTTTTGGCGGGGTCGAGAAAGACGGAATGATCTGGGGGCGCGGAGCCACAGATATGAAATCGGGCGTGGCTGCCTTTGCTGCTGCGGCGGTGGATTTCGTGCGAGACACGCCCCCCGACGGGGCTGTTATCTTGGCGATCACCGGAGATGAGGAGGGCGATGCCGTGGATGGCACGGTCGCCCTGCTCGATTGGATGACCGCCCATGGCGAGGCTATGACCGCTTGTCTTGTCGGAGAGCCGACCTGCCCCGAGCGGATGGGCGAGATGATCAAGATCGGGCGGCGCGGCTCGCTTTCGGCGTGGTTCACGCTGACAGGGGTGCAGGGCCATTCCGCCTATCCGCACCGCGCCCGCAATCCGCTCCCCGCAATGGCGCGTTTGATGGATCGGCTGGCCTCGCACCAGCTTGATACGGGAACGGCACATTTTGATCCCTCGACCCTCGCAGTCGTGACGATCGACACAGGTAATCCCGCAACCAATGTGATCCCCGCGCAATGCCGTGCGACGGTCAATATCCGTTTCAATGACGCCCATCACAGCACGGATCTGATCAAATGGATGCAGGCAGAGTTGGATCGCGTTTGCGGCGATTTCGAGATCACCGGCGAGATGCGCGTCAAGGTGTCTGGCGAGAGTTTCCTGACCCCGCCGGGGCCGCTCTCGGACCTGGTTGCGCGCGCGGTTGCGGCGGAAACCGGCGTGGTGCCCACACTCTCGACCACCGGCGGCACCTCGGATGCCCGCTTTGTCAAGGATCACTGCCCGGTGGTGGAGTTCGGCCTTGTTGGCCAGACGATGCATCAGGTCGATGAGCGGGTCGAAGTGGCGCAGATCCATCAGCTCAAGGCGATTTACGGGCGTGTTTTGCGCGACTATTTCGAATAA
- the carB gene encoding carbamoyl-phosphate synthase large subunit: MPKRTDISSIMIIGAGPIIIGQACEFDYSGAQACKALREEGYRVILVNSNPATIMTDPELADATYIEPITPEVVARIIEKERPDALLPTMGGQTGLNTALAVADMGVLEKFGVELIGANRQAIEMAEDRKLFREAMDRLGIENPKATIANNMDECMAAIDYVGLPAIIRPAFTLGGTGGGVAYNRDDYIHFCKTGLDASPVSQILIDESLLGWKEFEMEVVRDKADNAIIVCAIENIDPMGVHTGDSITVAPALTLTDKEYQIMRNGSIAVLREIGVETGGSNVQWAVNPEDGRMVVIEMNPRVSRSSALASKATGFPIAKIAAKLAVGYTLDELDNDITKVTPASFEPTIDYVVTKIPRFAFEKFPGAKPHLTTAMKSVGEAMAIGRTIHESLQKALASMETGLTGFDEVEIEGAPDKAAVIRALSVATPDRMRTIAQAMRHGLSDDEINAATAFDPWFLARIREIVDAEERIRRDGLPLTENGLRQLKMLGFTDARLAKLTGRDEGQVRRARVNLGVRAVFKRIDTCAAEFEAQTPYMYSTYEAPMMGEVECEARPSGAKKVVILGGGPNRIGQGIEFDYCCCHACFALSKTGYETIMINCNPETVSTDYDTSDRLYFEPLTFEHVMEILTKEQENGTLHGVIVQFGGQTPLKLARALEAEGIPILGTTPDAIDLAEDRERFQTLVTKLGLKQPHNGIASTGAQALAIAEDIGFPLVIRPSYVLGGRAMEIVRDMAHLERYINEAVVVSGDSPVLLDSYLSGAIECDVDALCDGSRVHVAGIMQHIEEAGVHSGDSACSLPPYSLSDATIAEIKKQTEALALALNVVGLMNVQFAVKGDDIYLIEVNPRASRTVPFVAKATDSAIASIAARLMAGETLDAFPFRGPYPKDTKPGTLPMADQMTLADPNMPWFSVKEAVLPFARFPGVDTILGPEMRSTGEVMGWDVSFPRAFLKAQMGAGVDLPESGRVFISIKDMDKQPQMIEAAQVLVDLGFEIIATRGTAAFLSEAGIACEIVNKVYEGRPNIVDLLKDGQIALVMNTTEGTQAVEDSREIRSVALYDKIPYYTTMAGSHAAALAIKARQEGELTVLPLQGGTA, translated from the coding sequence ATGCCGAAAAGAACCGATATTTCATCCATCATGATCATCGGAGCGGGGCCAATCATCATCGGACAGGCCTGTGAATTCGACTATTCCGGCGCTCAGGCCTGCAAGGCATTACGCGAAGAAGGGTATCGGGTGATCCTCGTCAACTCGAACCCGGCCACGATCATGACCGACCCAGAATTGGCCGATGCGACCTATATCGAGCCGATAACCCCCGAAGTGGTCGCCCGTATCATCGAAAAGGAACGCCCCGACGCGCTCTTGCCAACGATGGGTGGGCAAACCGGGTTGAACACCGCCCTTGCGGTGGCGGATATGGGCGTGCTCGAAAAATTCGGCGTGGAACTGATCGGGGCCAACCGTCAGGCCATTGAAATGGCCGAAGATCGCAAGCTTTTCCGCGAGGCGATGGACCGGCTCGGGATCGAGAATCCCAAGGCGACCATTGCCAACAACATGGATGAATGTATGGCGGCGATTGATTACGTCGGCCTGCCCGCGATCATCCGCCCCGCCTTTACCCTTGGTGGCACCGGCGGCGGCGTGGCGTATAATCGCGACGATTATATCCACTTCTGCAAGACCGGCCTTGATGCCTCCCCCGTAAGCCAGATCCTGATCGACGAAAGCCTTCTGGGATGGAAGGAATTCGAGATGGAGGTGGTCCGCGACAAGGCGGACAACGCAATCATCGTCTGTGCTATCGAAAACATCGACCCGATGGGTGTGCATACGGGCGATTCGATCACCGTGGCCCCTGCGCTGACCCTCACCGACAAGGAATACCAGATCATGCGCAACGGCAGCATTGCCGTGCTGCGCGAGATCGGGGTGGAAACCGGCGGCTCCAACGTGCAATGGGCGGTGAACCCCGAAGATGGCCGCATGGTGGTGATCGAGATGAACCCGCGCGTGTCGCGGTCGTCGGCGCTGGCAAGCAAGGCCACGGGATTTCCGATTGCCAAAATCGCGGCCAAACTGGCGGTAGGCTATACGCTCGATGAGTTGGACAATGACATCACCAAGGTGACACCGGCCAGCTTCGAGCCGACCATCGACTATGTCGTCACCAAGATTCCGCGCTTTGCCTTTGAAAAATTCCCCGGTGCCAAGCCGCATCTGACCACCGCGATGAAATCGGTGGGCGAAGCGATGGCGATTGGGCGCACCATCCACGAGAGCCTGCAAAAGGCGTTGGCGTCGATGGAAACCGGCCTCACCGGCTTTGACGAGGTCGAGATCGAGGGGGCCCCTGACAAGGCCGCCGTGATCCGCGCGCTCTCGGTTGCCACCCCAGACCGTATGCGCACCATCGCACAGGCTATGCGCCACGGCCTGAGCGACGACGAAATCAACGCCGCAACCGCGTTCGATCCGTGGTTCCTTGCCCGTATCCGAGAGATCGTTGACGCCGAAGAGCGCATCCGGCGCGACGGCCTGCCGCTGACTGAGAATGGCCTACGCCAGCTTAAGATGCTGGGCTTTACCGATGCACGTCTGGCCAAGCTGACGGGTCGCGATGAAGGTCAGGTGCGCCGTGCCCGCGTCAATTTGGGGGTGCGTGCCGTGTTCAAGCGGATCGACACATGCGCCGCCGAGTTTGAGGCACAGACGCCCTACATGTATTCCACCTACGAGGCCCCGATGATGGGCGAGGTCGAATGCGAGGCGCGCCCATCCGGCGCCAAAAAGGTGGTCATTCTGGGGGGCGGCCCCAACCGGATCGGTCAGGGGATCGAGTTCGACTATTGCTGCTGCCATGCCTGCTTTGCCCTGTCCAAGACCGGGTATGAGACAATCATGATCAACTGCAACCCCGAGACAGTCTCGACCGACTATGACACGTCAGACCGCCTCTATTTCGAGCCTCTGACGTTCGAGCATGTGATGGAAATCCTGACCAAAGAGCAGGAAAACGGCACGCTTCATGGGGTCATCGTGCAGTTTGGCGGGCAAACGCCGCTCAAACTTGCCCGTGCGCTTGAAGCTGAGGGAATTCCAATCCTTGGCACCACCCCCGACGCGATTGATCTGGCCGAAGACCGGGAACGGTTTCAGACGCTTGTCACCAAACTTGGCCTCAAACAGCCGCATAATGGCATCGCCAGCACCGGGGCGCAGGCCCTTGCGATTGCCGAAGACATCGGTTTTCCATTGGTCATCCGCCCCTCCTATGTCTTGGGTGGCCGCGCAATGGAGATCGTGCGCGACATGGCGCATCTGGAACGCTACATCAACGAGGCGGTCGTGGTGTCGGGCGATAGCCCCGTGCTGCTCGACAGCTATCTCTCTGGTGCCATCGAATGTGACGTAGACGCGCTCTGCGATGGCAGCCGCGTTCATGTGGCGGGCATCATGCAACATATCGAAGAAGCGGGCGTGCATTCAGGCGACTCCGCCTGCTCATTGCCCCCCTATTCGCTGAGCGATGCAACCATTGCCGAGATCAAGAAGCAGACCGAAGCCCTAGCGCTCGCGCTCAACGTTGTAGGGCTGATGAATGTGCAATTCGCGGTCAAGGGCGACGACATCTATCTGATCGAGGTCAACCCCCGCGCAAGCCGCACCGTGCCTTTCGTGGCCAAGGCGACCGACAGCGCCATTGCATCAATCGCCGCGCGCCTCATGGCGGGTGAAACGCTCGACGCATTTCCCTTCCGCGGCCCCTACCCCAAAGATACCAAGCCCGGCACATTGCCAATGGCCGATCAGATGACGCTGGCTGATCCCAATATGCCGTGGTTCTCTGTCAAAGAGGCGGTTCTTCCCTTTGCCCGCTTCCCCGGTGTGGACACGATCCTTGGTCCGGAAATGCGCTCGACCGGCGAGGTAATGGGCTGGGATGTGTCCTTCCCGCGCGCCTTCCTCAAGGCGCAGATGGGCGCGGGCGTGGACCTTCCTGAAAGCGGGCGTGTGTTCATATCGATCAAGGATATGGACAAGCAACCGCAGATGATCGAAGCGGCACAAGTACTGGTCGACCTTGGGTTCGAGATCATCGCCACGCGCGGCACAGCGGCCTTTTTGTCAGAAGCAGGCATTGCGTGCGAAATCGTGAACAAGGTCTATGAGGGACGCCCCAATATCGTCGATCTGCTCAAGGATGGTCAGATAGCGCTTGTGATGAACACAACCGAAGGCACGCAGGCAGTCGAGGACAGTCGCGAAATCCGCTCGGTCGCGCTTTACGACAAGATCCCCTATTACACGACCATGGCCGGCTCTCATGCCGCCGCCCTTGCTATCAAGGCGCGGCAAGAGGGGGAATTGACGGTGCTACCGTTGCAGGGCGGCACCGCCTGA
- a CDS encoding ABC transporter permease, whose amino-acid sequence MGSRRFGRVNWLGLATLAERETRRFMAVWTQTIMAPLVTAGLFLLIFSIAIGPTRGDVMGVPFTTFIAPGILMMTVIQNAFANTSSSIVISKVQGNIVDTLMPPLSAGELVLGYLAGGVGRGLLVAVAIWLGLWVFLGIGLAHPMWALCFVLLGAAFLSGIGIVAGIFANKFDQMAAITNFIVTPLAFLSGTFYSVEALPPVLYTVTHFNPIFYLIDGARYGVIGVSDSDPLLGLSVGATATLVICLTAWRMLATGYRLKA is encoded by the coding sequence ATGGGATCGCGGCGGTTCGGGCGCGTCAATTGGTTGGGGCTGGCCACGCTGGCAGAGCGTGAAACACGCCGCTTCATGGCAGTTTGGACACAGACCATTATGGCGCCTTTGGTGACGGCGGGTCTTTTTCTGCTGATTTTCAGCATCGCCATTGGTCCGACACGGGGCGATGTGATGGGCGTGCCTTTTACCACCTTTATCGCGCCGGGCATTCTGATGATGACGGTCATTCAGAACGCATTTGCCAATACCTCTTCGTCCATCGTCATCTCGAAGGTGCAGGGCAATATTGTGGATACTTTGATGCCGCCGCTCTCAGCGGGGGAGTTGGTGCTTGGCTATCTTGCGGGGGGCGTGGGGCGCGGCCTGCTGGTGGCTGTTGCGATCTGGCTTGGGCTGTGGGTTTTTCTTGGGATCGGGCTTGCGCATCCGATGTGGGCGCTCTGCTTTGTGCTGCTTGGCGCGGCATTTCTGAGTGGGATTGGCATTGTCGCAGGGATTTTTGCCAATAAATTCGATCAGATGGCGGCGATCACCAATTTCATCGTGACGCCGCTGGCATTTCTGTCGGGCACCTTTTATTCGGTCGAGGCACTGCCCCCTGTGCTCTACACGGTCACGCATTTTAACCCGATTTTCTACCTGATCGACGGCGCGCGCTATGGGGTGATCGGCGTGTCGGACAGCGATCCGCTGCTTGGGCTGTCGGTGGGCGCTACGGCGACCCTCGTGATCTGCCTGACGGCTTGGCGAATGCTGGCCACGGGATATCGGCTCAAGGCTTGA
- a CDS encoding SAM-dependent methyltransferase → MWTRALDGLLTHLFKQGHLSVTYPDGVTRHYGEQGDGIAVTLHDPTLPRRIVLSPDMAAGEGYMDGTLTIAGDDLYGFLSLAITNIAAQGQPWFRRPMETLRWLKRRLDQFNPAARSRANVAHHYDLSGALYDLFLDADRQYSCAYFARPDMTLEEAQAAKKAHIAAKLLIRPGMRVLDIGCGWGGMGLTLARDFGAQVTGVTLSQEQHAVANQRAQQAGLADKVRFHLMDYRDVKGQFDRIVSVGMFEHVGVPHYDAYFATVQRLLAPDGIALIHTIGRAGPPGATSPWITKYIFPGGYCPAMSEAVAAVERHGLVTTDVEVWRLHYAETLRHWRDRFEANLDKVRTLYDERFCRMWRYYLIASELTFRLNNQVVFQFQLTPKQDAVPLTRDYLYSNRANGLRHAAE, encoded by the coding sequence ATGTGGACAAGGGCTCTGGACGGGTTGCTGACCCATCTTTTCAAGCAAGGACATCTAAGCGTGACTTACCCCGACGGGGTCACGCGGCACTATGGCGAGCAGGGCGACGGCATTGCGGTGACGCTGCATGATCCCACGTTGCCCCGGCGCATCGTGCTCTCGCCGGATATGGCGGCGGGCGAAGGCTATATGGATGGGACGCTGACGATCGCGGGCGATGATCTTTACGGCTTTCTCAGCCTCGCGATCACCAATATCGCGGCGCAGGGGCAGCCATGGTTCCGGCGTCCTATGGAAACGCTGCGCTGGCTCAAGCGGCGTCTGGATCAGTTCAACCCGGCGGCGCGGTCGCGCGCCAATGTAGCGCATCATTACGATCTGTCTGGCGCGCTATACGATCTCTTTCTCGATGCCGACCGGCAGTATTCCTGCGCCTATTTCGCCCGCCCCGACATGACACTGGAAGAGGCGCAGGCCGCCAAAAAGGCGCATATCGCCGCCAAGCTGCTGATCCGTCCGGGCATGCGCGTGCTCGACATCGGCTGTGGCTGGGGCGGCATGGGGTTGACGCTTGCGCGCGATTTTGGCGCGCAGGTGACGGGCGTGACCCTATCGCAGGAACAGCATGCGGTGGCCAATCAGCGTGCGCAACAGGCGGGGCTGGCGGACAAGGTGCGGTTCCACCTCATGGATTACCGCGATGTGAAGGGGCAGTTTGACCGCATCGTATCCGTGGGCATGTTCGAGCATGTGGGCGTGCCCCATTACGATGCCTATTTCGCCACGGTTCAACGGCTGCTGGCCCCCGATGGCATAGCTCTTATCCATACCATCGGGCGGGCGGGGCCGCCGGGTGCAACAAGCCCCTGGATCACGAAATACATCTTTCCGGGGGGCTATTGCCCGGCCATGTCCGAGGCGGTGGCCGCCGTGGAACGGCACGGGCTGGTGACGACGGATGTTGAGGTGTGGCGCCTGCACTATGCGGAAACGCTGCGCCATTGGCGCGACCGGTTCGAGGCAAATCTCGACAAAGTCCGCACGCTCTATGATGAGCGCTTTTGTCGGATGTGGCGCTATTACCTGATCGCCAGCGAGCTTACCTTTCGCCTTAACAATCAGGTGGTGTTCCAGTTCCAACTGACACCGAAACAGGATGCCGTGCCACTGACCCGCGATTACCTATACAGCAACAGGGCTAACGGCCTGCGACACGCTGCCGAATAG
- a CDS encoding aminodeoxychorismate synthase component I, with protein sequence MQIRFDHGPNTDACQFAQPERLIVAQTPEEVPAALAVLDEARAEGFWLAGFASYELGHALEPRLASSMPASRRLPLLQFGTYAAPIKAAPLKAGQASLGDLVPDWDQARYARAFQAVHEYICAGDIYQANLTFPLRMTAQGTPQALYAALCAIQPVRYGALIEAAGLPAILSRSPELFFRTHADGRIETRPMKGTQPRSTDAAEDARRRFFLQSDAKNRAENLMIVDLLRNDISRVSLPGSVRVPELFSVETYETLHQMTSLITADLMPDMGLSDILRALFPCGSITGAPKLRAMQILAELEHHARDIYCGAIGWAAPDGRAEFNVAIRTLMLEDGRATLNVGGGVVYDSTAWGEYEEALWKARFARALAPVPA encoded by the coding sequence GTGCAGATTCGTTTCGATCATGGGCCCAACACCGACGCCTGCCAGTTTGCTCAGCCCGAACGCCTGATCGTGGCGCAGACGCCCGAAGAGGTGCCCGCCGCACTTGCAGTGCTTGACGAGGCGCGGGCAGAGGGCTTTTGGCTGGCGGGCTTTGCAAGTTATGAACTTGGTCATGCGCTGGAGCCACGGTTGGCCTCGTCCATGCCCGCATCCCGTCGTTTGCCGCTGTTGCAATTTGGAACCTATGCCGCCCCCATCAAAGCCGCGCCGCTCAAGGCGGGGCAGGCCTCGCTTGGCGATCTGGTGCCTGACTGGGATCAGGCCCGCTATGCGCGGGCCTTTCAGGCGGTGCATGAGTATATCTGTGCGGGTGATATCTATCAGGCCAATTTGACCTTTCCGCTGCGCATGACGGCCCAAGGCACGCCGCAGGCGCTTTATGCCGCGCTCTGCGCCATTCAACCGGTGCGGTATGGCGCGTTGATCGAGGCGGCAGGCCTGCCCGCGATCCTGTCGCGTTCGCCCGAGTTGTTCTTTCGCACCCATGCCGATGGGCGGATCGAAACCCGGCCCATGAAGGGCACGCAGCCCCGCAGCACCGACGCGGCCGAGGATGCGCGGCGTCGGTTTTTCCTGCAATCGGACGCCAAAAACCGCGCCGAAAACCTGATGATCGTGGACCTATTGCGCAATGACATCAGCCGGGTCAGCCTGCCCGGCAGCGTGCGCGTGCCCGAGCTATTCTCGGTCGAGACCTATGAGACGCTGCATCAGATGACCTCGCTCATCACCGCTGATCTCATGCCCGATATGGGACTGTCGGATATTTTGCGCGCGCTTTTTCCCTGTGGCTCGATCACTGGCGCGCCGAAACTGCGCGCGATGCAAATCTTGGCCGAGTTGGAGCACCACGCCCGCGATATCTATTGCGGCGCTATCGGTTGGGCCGCACCGGATGGACGGGCCGAATTCAATGTGGCCATTCGCACGCTGATGCTCGAGGATGGGCGCGCAACCCTCAACGTGGGGGGCGGCGTGGTCTATGACAGCACGGCCTGGGGCGAATATGAAGAGGCGCTGTGGAAGGCGCGGTTCGCCCGTGCGCTTGCGCCTGTTCCTGCCTGA